From a region of the Zingiber officinale cultivar Zhangliang chromosome 4B, Zo_v1.1, whole genome shotgun sequence genome:
- the LOC121978383 gene encoding probable purine permease 4, with amino-acid sequence MENKDHHESGAAEPREYVAGGGAAACGSGGREETVVVMPITNIRASGSSTLGQRILLAANYCSLVVGSLAATLLSRFYFVHGGSDRWVSTLVQCAGFPLLFIPIYFSRRSGAGTACASVLVPRLLVLCVLIGILLGVNNFLISWGVSYLPVSTSSLLLSSQLGFTLILSALLVHQPIRFPNVNCILCLTLASVLLAVNSSGDAPPGIVHSQYALGFLATLGAAVLFALYLPLVQWTYQRPPAVESFRTVMEMQVVMEAAATGFALVGMAMGGGFEQMGTEAAREFDKGTAWYWATIAATVLSWQLCFMATAGLVFLTSSLNSGICSTATLVVNVVGGVVAFGDSFGGQKAVALVLCTWGFVSYLCGEYYKTKNTTTAAAAAAGIQLNH; translated from the coding sequence ATGGAGAATAAGGATCATCACGAGTCCGGTGCGGCGGAGCCACGAGAATACGTCGCCGGTGGCGGGGCTGCAGCCTGCGGCAGCGGAGGAAGAGAGGAAACGGTCGTCGTCATGCCGATTACGAATATTCGAGCATCCGGCAGTAGTACACTTGGCCAGCGCATTCTCCTGGCCGCCAACTACTGCTCCCTCGTCGTCGGGTCGCTCGCTGCCACCCTCCTCTCCCGCTTCTACTTCGTCCACGGTGGCTCCGACCGGTGGGTCTCCACCCTTGTCCAGTGCGCCGGCTTCCCGCTCCTCTTCATTCCCATATACTTCTCCCGTCGCTCCGGCGCCGGCACGGCATGCGCCTCCGTGCTCGTACCGCGCCTCCTCGTGCTCTGCGTCCTCATCGGCATCCTCCTCGGCGTCAACAACTTCTTGATCTCGTGGGGCGTCTCCTACCTCCCTGTTTCCAcctcctcccttctcctctcctcgcAGCTGGGCTTCACGCTCATCCTCTCCGCCCTCCTGGTCCACCAGCCCATCCGCTTCCCCAACGTCAACTGCATTCTCTGCCTCACGCTCGCCTCCGTCCTCCTCGCCGTCAACTCCAGCGGAGACGCGCCGCCGGGGATTGTGCACTCCCAGTACGCGCTCGGCTTCCTGGCCACGCTCGGCGCCGCCGTGCTCTTCGCCCTTTACCTCCCGCTGGTGCAGTGGACGTACCAGAGGCCCCCGGCGGTGGAGTCGTTCCGGACGGTGATGGAAATGCAGGTGGTGATGGAGGCGGCGGCGACGGGGTTCGCGCTGGTGGGGATGGCGATGGGAGGCGGGTTCGAGCAGATGGGGACGGAGGCGGCGAGGGAATTCGACAAAGGGACAGCGTGGTACTGGGCGACGATCGCCGCGACGGTGCTCAGCTGGCAGCTCTGCTTCATGGCGACGGCCGGGTTGGTGTTCCTGACGTCGTCGCTGAACAGCGGAATATGCTCGACGGCGACGCTGGTGGTGAACGTCGTCGGAGGCGTGGTGGCGTTCGGCGACTCGTTCGGGGGGCAGAAGGCGGTGGCACTGGTGCTGTGCACGTGGGGCTTCGTCTCTTATTTGTGTGGAGAGTACTACAAGACAAAGAATACTAccacggcggcggcggcggcggcgggaaTACAACTGAACCATTAG